In Achromobacter spanius, the following proteins share a genomic window:
- a CDS encoding NAD(P)H-dependent oxidoreductase, whose amino-acid sequence MKQLLIVWHSRTGAARQMAEAAARGASAAAAQLELADELRVVLHRAADVEADALLASQGYLFCAPENLASLSGEMKEFFDRNYYAVLDRIQGLPYACAISAGSDGTGAARQLERICTGWRLKAVAPALIVNLGAQTGEQIWAEKVVPQADLARCEELGGLLAATVLMGG is encoded by the coding sequence ATGAAGCAACTGCTGATCGTCTGGCATTCGCGTACGGGCGCCGCGCGGCAGATGGCCGAAGCCGCCGCCCGGGGAGCGTCAGCGGCCGCGGCGCAACTGGAACTGGCCGACGAATTGCGCGTCGTGCTGCACCGCGCGGCCGACGTCGAGGCCGACGCCCTGCTGGCCAGCCAGGGCTATCTGTTCTGCGCACCAGAAAACCTGGCCAGCCTGAGCGGGGAGATGAAAGAGTTTTTCGACCGTAATTACTACGCCGTGCTGGATCGCATCCAGGGGCTGCCTTACGCCTGCGCCATCAGCGCCGGCAGCGACGGCACGGGCGCGGCGCGGCAGCTTGAGCGGATCTGCACCGGCTGGCGGCTGAAGGCGGTAGCGCCCGCCTTGATCGTCAACCTGGGCGCGCAGACGGGCGAGCAGATCTGGGCCGAAAAGGTGGTGCCGCAGGCGGATCTGGCTCGATGCGAGGAACTGGGCGGGCTGTTGGCGGCGACGGTGTTGATGGGGGGCTGA
- a CDS encoding RelA/SpoT family protein, whose translation MSVPPVIDAPSPFDASWRQEVGAGLDAAGIALIDQAVTWAIPRFEGQHALTGEPLASHGAGVVRILAALHTDAATRAAALLAALPTDLMAPAPALRNDPIAAAFGAEVARLVQGTRALLRLGVVARQASDAEAETGSQKEMQRKMLLAMAADLRIVLMRLASRLRTLRWHAESKAPCSTDFARETLDLYAPLANRLGIWQIKWEMEDLSFRFLEPDRYKQIARLLEEKRVEREAFIAGAIDRLQTALTKAGIDAEVSGRPKHIYSIWNKMRVKRLDFSQMYDLRALRVIVDDVRACYTALGLVHEMWTPLSDEFDDYISRPKPNGYRSLHTVVTDDDGRPFEVQIRTREMHQFAEYGMAAHWRYKEAGAKGGQVAASSEYDRQLAWMRQLLAWNSDVEGGGEPGQEPGKLDAGKSESGKSDAGKTGSGKPASSKNRNAVKPPPHTDERIYVLTPQARVIELPAGATPVDFAYHLHTDLGHRCRGARVDGQMVPLQTHLSTGQTVEIISAKSGGPSRDWLNPQLGFLASPRARAKVRMWFNAIELQQRITQGQALVEKELQRLGKTAINLEQLAQNLGFARADDLYVAAAKEEFSLRQIDSVFQQPAPATEPQPAALRHASAGSAEKSGKSGVLVVGVGSLLTQLARCCRPAPPDAIAGFVTRGRGVSIHRSDCHSYLALAAREPERVIDVAWGETSDTFYPVDISVRAHDRPGLLRDLSEVFARLRLNVVGVNTQSKQSLAHMVFTVEVRGGESLTRALDALAEVAGVSSASRR comes from the coding sequence ATGTCCGTCCCGCCTGTTATCGACGCGCCTTCGCCTTTCGACGCTTCCTGGCGGCAGGAGGTTGGCGCGGGTCTGGACGCTGCCGGCATTGCCTTGATCGACCAGGCCGTTACCTGGGCCATCCCGCGTTTTGAAGGGCAGCACGCCCTGACCGGCGAGCCGCTGGCAAGCCACGGCGCCGGCGTCGTCCGCATCTTGGCGGCCTTGCATACCGACGCCGCCACACGCGCCGCTGCGTTGCTGGCGGCCTTGCCTACCGACCTGATGGCGCCCGCGCCGGCTCTGCGCAACGACCCGATCGCGGCGGCGTTCGGCGCCGAAGTCGCGCGGCTGGTGCAAGGCACCCGCGCCTTGCTGCGCTTGGGCGTGGTCGCCCGGCAAGCCAGCGACGCCGAAGCCGAAACCGGTTCGCAAAAGGAAATGCAGCGCAAGATGCTGCTTGCCATGGCGGCCGACCTGCGCATCGTGTTGATGCGGCTGGCGTCCCGCCTGCGCACCTTGCGCTGGCACGCGGAAAGCAAGGCCCCGTGCTCGACCGACTTCGCCCGCGAAACGCTGGACCTGTATGCTCCGCTGGCAAACCGCCTGGGCATCTGGCAAATCAAATGGGAAATGGAAGATCTGTCTTTCCGCTTCCTGGAGCCTGACCGCTACAAGCAGATCGCCCGCTTGCTGGAAGAAAAGCGAGTCGAGCGCGAGGCCTTCATCGCCGGCGCCATCGACCGCCTGCAAACGGCGCTGACCAAGGCCGGCATCGATGCCGAAGTCAGCGGCCGGCCCAAGCACATCTACAGCATCTGGAACAAGATGCGCGTCAAGCGCCTGGATTTTTCCCAGATGTATGACCTGCGCGCCCTGCGCGTCATCGTCGACGATGTGCGCGCCTGCTACACGGCGCTGGGGCTGGTGCACGAAATGTGGACGCCCCTGTCCGACGAGTTCGACGATTACATTTCCCGGCCCAAGCCGAACGGCTATCGCTCGCTGCATACGGTGGTGACGGACGATGACGGCCGCCCCTTTGAAGTGCAGATCCGCACGCGCGAGATGCACCAGTTTGCCGAGTACGGCATGGCGGCGCATTGGCGCTACAAGGAAGCGGGCGCCAAGGGCGGCCAGGTTGCCGCGTCCAGCGAATATGACCGCCAGTTGGCGTGGATGCGGCAGTTGCTGGCCTGGAACAGCGATGTCGAAGGCGGCGGCGAGCCGGGGCAAGAACCCGGCAAACTCGACGCTGGCAAATCCGAATCCGGCAAATCCGACGCCGGCAAGACTGGTTCAGGCAAGCCTGCGTCCAGCAAGAACCGCAATGCGGTCAAGCCGCCGCCGCACACGGATGAACGCATCTACGTGCTGACGCCGCAGGCGCGCGTGATCGAGCTTCCCGCCGGCGCCACGCCGGTGGACTTCGCCTATCACCTGCATACCGACCTGGGGCACCGCTGCCGGGGCGCGCGTGTCGATGGGCAGATGGTGCCGCTGCAGACCCATCTGTCCACGGGGCAGACCGTGGAAATCATCTCGGCCAAGTCGGGCGGGCCGTCGCGTGATTGGCTGAATCCCCAACTGGGGTTTCTGGCCAGCCCGCGCGCGCGCGCCAAGGTGCGGATGTGGTTCAACGCCATTGAATTGCAGCAACGCATCACGCAAGGCCAGGCGCTGGTGGAAAAAGAACTGCAACGCCTGGGCAAGACCGCGATCAACCTTGAGCAGTTGGCGCAGAACCTGGGCTTTGCGCGCGCCGATGACTTATACGTGGCGGCGGCCAAGGAAGAATTCAGCCTGCGCCAGATCGACAGCGTATTTCAGCAGCCGGCGCCGGCCACTGAACCGCAACCCGCGGCGCTGCGCCATGCCAGTGCCGGCAGCGCCGAGAAAAGCGGCAAGAGCGGTGTGCTGGTGGTGGGTGTGGGGTCTTTGCTGACGCAGTTGGCGCGTTGCTGCCGCCCCGCGCCGCCCGATGCCATCGCCGGCTTTGTCACCCGTGGCCGTGGCGTGTCCATCCACCGTAGCGACTGCCATAGCTATCTGGCGCTGGCCGCGCGCGAGCCCGAACGGGTCATCGACGTGGCGTGGGGCGAAACGTCAGACACCTTCTATCCGGTGGATATCAGCGTGCGCGCGCACGACCGCCCCGGCCTGTTGCGCGACCTGTCCGAAGTGTTCGCGCGCTTGCGCCTGAACGTGGTGGGCGTGAACACGCAAAGCAAGCAGTCGCTGGCTCATATGGTGTTCACGGTGGAAGTGCGCGGGGGCGAATCGCTGACCCGGGCGCTGGATGCGCTGGCCGAAGTGGCGGGCGTGTCGTCGGCGTCGCGCCGATAG
- the trpA gene encoding tryptophan synthase subunit alpha encodes MTTRIDRIAAAFARTAESGRAAALIPYIAAGDPSPAATVALMHALVEAGADVLELGVPFSDPMADGPVIQRAADRAIAQGVGLARVLELVAEFRQRDTETPVVLMGYANPIERMGQSEFAANAERAGVDGVLVVDYPPEEVIEFAATLGAHGIAPIFLLAPTSTEDRIKAVAQVARGYVYYVSLKGVTGAGSLNTDDVAERVAVIRRHMGSIPVGVGFGIRDAESAQRVARVADAVVIGSKLIETMEQAVADAPAAQQTNAAVTAASGWLRTIRQALDQVKRDGASA; translated from the coding sequence ATGACAACTCGCATTGATCGTATCGCTGCGGCCTTCGCTCGCACCGCCGAATCCGGCCGTGCAGCGGCGCTGATTCCCTACATCGCGGCCGGCGATCCTTCGCCCGCCGCCACGGTGGCCCTGATGCACGCGCTGGTCGAAGCCGGCGCCGACGTCCTCGAACTGGGGGTGCCGTTCTCTGACCCCATGGCCGATGGCCCCGTGATCCAACGCGCGGCCGATCGCGCCATTGCCCAAGGCGTGGGTCTTGCCCGCGTGTTGGAACTGGTGGCCGAATTCCGTCAGCGTGATACCGAAACCCCGGTGGTGTTGATGGGCTACGCCAATCCCATCGAACGCATGGGCCAGTCCGAATTCGCCGCCAACGCCGAACGCGCGGGCGTGGATGGCGTGCTGGTCGTGGACTATCCGCCGGAAGAAGTCATCGAATTCGCGGCTACGCTGGGCGCGCACGGCATTGCCCCGATTTTTCTCTTGGCCCCCACCTCAACCGAGGATCGGATCAAGGCGGTGGCGCAAGTGGCGCGCGGCTATGTGTATTACGTGTCGCTCAAGGGCGTCACGGGCGCGGGCTCCTTGAATACCGACGACGTCGCCGAGCGCGTGGCCGTCATTCGCCGCCACATGGGCAGCATTCCCGTCGGCGTGGGCTTCGGCATCCGCGACGCTGAAAGCGCCCAGCGCGTGGCGCGCGTGGCCGACGCGGTGGTCATTGGCAGCAAACTGATTGAAACGATGGAGCAGGCGGTGGCGGACGCCCCGGCTGCCCAGCAAACCAACGCCGCAGTCACCGCCGCCAGCGGCTGGCTGCGCACCATCCGGCAAGCGCTGGATCAAGTAAAACGAGACGGCGCGTCGGCCTGA
- the argE gene encoding acetylornithine deacetylase, whose translation MNARTWLETLVGFDTTSRNSNLALIETVRDWLKGQGVDAWLSHNPERTKANLFATLPGQDGGQQGGIVLSGHTDVVPVDGQDWSTDPFKLVEKDGLLYGRGACDMKGFIAGSLALVPEFLAMPRKKPIHLAFSYDEEVGCAGAPYMLADLLERGIRPEGCVVGEPTGMQVVVAHKGINLFRCKVHGKAAHSSLTPRGCNAIEYAARLICRIRDLADSFKANGPYDQFYDVPFSTMTTNQIRGGIAVNTIPELCEFTYEFRNLPGMQPDQIQAEVEKYVRDELLPRMKAEFDGATIEIETGAAAPALEASEEAAITQLVRALTEDRSTRKVAYGTEAGLFQGIGIPTVVCGPGHIEQAHKPDEFVAVDQMASCETFLRRLGQSL comes from the coding sequence ATGAATGCGCGCACCTGGCTGGAAACGCTGGTCGGTTTCGATACCACCAGCCGCAATTCCAATCTTGCCCTGATCGAAACCGTTCGCGATTGGCTCAAGGGCCAGGGCGTAGACGCATGGCTGTCGCACAACCCCGAGCGCACCAAGGCCAACCTGTTTGCCACGCTGCCGGGGCAAGACGGCGGCCAGCAGGGCGGCATCGTCCTGTCGGGCCACACCGACGTGGTGCCCGTGGATGGCCAGGACTGGAGCACGGATCCGTTCAAGCTCGTTGAAAAAGACGGGCTGCTCTATGGGCGCGGCGCCTGCGACATGAAGGGCTTCATCGCCGGTTCGCTGGCGCTGGTGCCGGAATTCCTGGCCATGCCGCGCAAGAAACCGATCCACCTGGCGTTCTCGTACGACGAAGAAGTGGGCTGCGCCGGGGCGCCGTACATGCTGGCCGACCTGCTGGAACGCGGCATCCGGCCCGAAGGCTGCGTGGTGGGTGAACCCACCGGCATGCAGGTGGTGGTGGCGCACAAGGGCATCAACCTGTTCCGCTGCAAGGTGCACGGCAAGGCGGCGCACTCGTCGCTGACCCCGCGCGGCTGCAACGCCATTGAATACGCCGCCCGCCTGATCTGCCGCATTCGCGACCTGGCCGACAGCTTCAAGGCCAATGGTCCGTACGACCAGTTCTACGACGTGCCGTTCTCCACGATGACCACCAACCAGATCCGTGGCGGCATTGCGGTCAACACCATCCCCGAACTCTGTGAATTCACCTATGAATTCCGCAATCTGCCGGGCATGCAACCCGACCAGATCCAGGCAGAAGTCGAAAAATACGTGCGCGATGAGCTGTTGCCGCGCATGAAGGCCGAATTCGACGGGGCCACCATCGAAATTGAAACGGGCGCTGCCGCGCCAGCGCTGGAAGCCTCGGAAGAAGCCGCCATTACCCAGTTGGTGCGCGCGCTGACTGAAGACCGCAGCACCCGCAAGGTGGCCTACGGCACCGAAGCCGGTTTGTTCCAGGGCATCGGCATTCCCACCGTGGTCTGCGGCCCCGGCCATATCGAACAGGCCCACAAGCCCGATGAATTTGTGGCGGTGGATCAAATGGCGTCGTGCGAGACCTTCCTGCGCCGCCTGGGCCAGTCGCTCTAA
- the trpB gene encoding tryptophan synthase subunit beta → MKPYDFPDAKGHFGPYGGVFVAETLMHALDELRAAYDHYRVDPAFLEEFNYELKHFVGRPSPVYHARRWSEMLGGAQIWFKREDLNHTGAHKVNNCIGQALLAKRMGKPRVIAETGAGQHGVATATVAARYGMECVVYMGSEDIRRQASNVYRMKLLGATVVPVTSGSRTLKDALNEAMRDWVTNIENTFYIIGTVAGPDPYPRMVRDFQTVIGNECLTQMPEVIGRQPDYVVAAVGGGSNAMGIFHPYIPYENVRLIGVEAAGEGMESGKHAASLAAGQVGVLHGNRTYVMQNADGQVQETHSVSAGLDYPGVGPEHAWLKDSGRAEYAGITDDEALKAFHDCCRIEGIMPALESSHAIAQAVKMATTLPRDAVILVNLSGRGDKDMHTVAERAGIEL, encoded by the coding sequence GTGAAACCTTACGACTTTCCGGATGCCAAGGGCCATTTCGGTCCCTATGGCGGTGTTTTCGTGGCGGAAACGCTGATGCACGCGCTCGACGAGCTGCGGGCTGCCTATGACCATTACCGTGTCGATCCCGCCTTCCTGGAAGAGTTCAACTACGAACTCAAGCACTTTGTCGGCCGGCCCAGCCCGGTCTACCACGCCCGCCGCTGGTCGGAAATGCTGGGCGGCGCACAGATCTGGTTCAAGCGCGAAGACCTGAACCACACCGGCGCGCACAAGGTCAACAACTGCATCGGCCAGGCGCTGCTGGCCAAGCGCATGGGCAAGCCCCGCGTCATCGCCGAAACCGGCGCCGGCCAGCACGGCGTGGCCACGGCAACGGTGGCGGCCCGCTACGGCATGGAATGCGTGGTCTACATGGGTAGCGAAGACATCCGCCGCCAGGCGTCCAACGTCTATCGCATGAAGCTGCTGGGCGCCACGGTCGTACCCGTCACGTCCGGTTCGCGCACCCTGAAAGACGCGCTGAACGAAGCCATGCGCGACTGGGTCACCAACATCGAAAACACGTTCTACATCATCGGCACGGTAGCGGGTCCTGACCCCTATCCCCGCATGGTGCGCGACTTCCAAACCGTCATCGGCAACGAATGCCTGACGCAAATGCCCGAAGTCATTGGCCGCCAGCCCGACTATGTCGTGGCCGCAGTGGGTGGCGGTTCCAACGCCATGGGCATCTTCCATCCCTATATTCCCTACGAAAACGTACGCCTGATCGGCGTCGAAGCCGCGGGCGAGGGCATGGAAAGCGGCAAGCACGCCGCATCGCTGGCGGCGGGCCAAGTGGGCGTGCTGCACGGCAACCGCACCTACGTCATGCAGAACGCCGACGGCCAGGTGCAAGAAACCCATTCCGTCTCGGCAGGCCTGGACTATCCCGGCGTTGGTCCCGAGCACGCCTGGCTGAAGGACTCCGGCCGCGCGGAATACGCGGGGATCACCGACGATGAAGCCTTGAAGGCCTTCCACGACTGCTGCCGCATCGAAGGCATCATGCCGGCGCTGGAGTCGTCGCACGCCATCGCTCAAGCCGTGAAGATGGCCACCACGCTGCCGCGTGACGCTGTCATCCTGGTCAATTTGTCGGGCCGCGGCGACAAAGACATGCATACCGTCGCCGAACGTGCCGGTATCGAGCTCTAA
- a CDS encoding acyloxyacyl hydrolase produces MLSTKKKLLTRLVGLALAGAATLASAQSSEGTQGGVSLHYGIGDHYKRLTLNYETPSVWTYHFGGNWGRLDLTPEIGASYWQADGSRSPGHVWQLNAIPMFRWWTGERFYLEAGIGATLFSSTRFADENISTAFQFGDHVGLGFLVTPNNRIGLRYSHFSNASIKRPNPGLDVVQLTYTYQF; encoded by the coding sequence ATGCTGTCGACCAAAAAGAAATTGCTCACACGCCTTGTCGGTTTGGCATTGGCTGGCGCGGCCACGTTGGCCAGCGCCCAATCCTCGGAAGGCACGCAGGGTGGCGTGAGCCTGCATTACGGCATCGGTGACCATTACAAGCGCCTGACCTTGAACTACGAAACCCCGTCGGTCTGGACGTACCATTTCGGCGGCAATTGGGGGCGCCTGGATCTCACGCCCGAGATCGGCGCGTCGTACTGGCAGGCTGATGGCTCGCGTTCGCCGGGGCACGTCTGGCAACTGAACGCGATCCCCATGTTCCGTTGGTGGACGGGCGAGCGCTTCTACCTTGAAGCCGGTATCGGCGCCACCTTGTTCTCCAGCACGCGCTTTGCCGACGAGAACATCAGCACCGCCTTCCAATTTGGCGACCACGTCGGCTTGGGCTTTTTGGTGACCCCGAACAACCGGATCGGCCTGCGTTACTCGCACTTCTCCAACGCCAGCATCAAGCGGCCCAACCCCGGCCTGGACGTGGTGCAGTTGACCTACACGTATCAGTTCTGA
- a CDS encoding zinc-dependent peptidase, whose amino-acid sequence MLRWLKGRGARPSAVAEMQARISPQLWRQVLDAHPFLAALNADETAQLLARSAWLLASKTINGAHGLEVSDFMRLSIAAQASLPILNLSPELYEGWDEIIVYPASFRIPRTRQDDDGVVHEFIEDAAGEAWEGGPLVLSWEDTQLSEGGFNVIIHEFAHKLDLRSGMADGMPSLAAHPDLKPQVWRRVLDDSLDRFIAALDAVEAAIPHDVDPESEDADAWYGQLPLDPYAATDEAEFFAVSSEHFFVDPAPMQQALPEWHALLRAYYRQDTLERYA is encoded by the coding sequence ATGTTGCGCTGGCTCAAGGGCCGGGGCGCCCGCCCGTCGGCAGTGGCCGAGATGCAAGCCCGCATCTCGCCGCAACTCTGGCGGCAGGTGCTGGATGCCCATCCTTTCCTGGCGGCGCTGAACGCCGACGAAACCGCGCAATTGCTGGCGCGGTCGGCCTGGCTGCTGGCCAGCAAAACCATCAATGGCGCGCACGGCCTTGAGGTCTCGGACTTCATGCGTCTGTCGATCGCGGCCCAGGCCAGCCTGCCCATCCTGAACCTGTCACCCGAGCTGTACGAAGGCTGGGACGAGATCATCGTTTACCCCGCCAGCTTCCGCATTCCGCGCACACGCCAGGACGACGACGGCGTGGTCCACGAATTCATCGAGGACGCGGCGGGTGAAGCCTGGGAAGGTGGCCCTCTGGTGCTGTCCTGGGAAGACACGCAGTTGTCCGAAGGCGGCTTCAACGTGATCATCCATGAATTCGCCCACAAGCTGGACCTGCGTTCGGGCATGGCGGACGGCATGCCGTCGCTGGCCGCCCACCCCGACCTGAAGCCGCAGGTGTGGCGTCGCGTATTGGACGACAGCCTGGACCGCTTCATTGCCGCCCTGGATGCCGTCGAAGCCGCCATCCCGCACGACGTGGACCCCGAAAGCGAAGACGCGGACGCCTGGTACGGCCAACTGCCGCTGGACCCGTATGCCGCCACAGACGAAGCGGAATTCTTCGCCGTCAGCTCCGAGCACTTTTTTGTGGACCCGGCCCCCATGCAGCAAGCCTTGCCCGAATGGCACGCACTGCTGCGGGCGTACTACCGGCAAGACACCTTGGAACGCTACGCATGA
- a CDS encoding RidA family protein yields the protein MSSIKRFHVAKRLSDMAVYNGVAYLAGQVPDDAKLDITGQTEQVLATIDRLLAEAGTDKTKILMAQIYVANIKEFDGMNKAWDAWVADGNSPPRATVEARLANPDFKVEIIVTAAI from the coding sequence ATGAGCAGCATCAAGCGCTTCCACGTCGCCAAGCGCCTGTCGGACATGGCCGTGTACAACGGTGTCGCGTACCTGGCAGGCCAGGTGCCGGACGACGCCAAGCTGGACATCACCGGCCAGACCGAGCAAGTGCTCGCCACGATCGACCGCCTGCTGGCTGAAGCCGGCACCGACAAGACCAAGATCCTGATGGCCCAGATCTACGTGGCCAACATCAAGGAATTCGACGGCATGAACAAGGCCTGGGACGCTTGGGTTGCTGACGGCAATTCGCCCCCGCGCGCCACCGTCGAAGCCCGTTTGGCCAATCCCGACTTCAAGGTCGAGATCATCGTGACGGCCGCGATCTAA
- the accD gene encoding acetyl-CoA carboxylase, carboxyltransferase subunit beta — protein sequence MSWIEKLLPPRINKNSDSGARRVPEGLWVKCPSCESVLYSEDLAANLHVCPKCDHHMRIGARARIDSLLDMEGRVEIGQNTRSVDTLKFKDTRKYPERLQEAVKQTGESDALVVMSGSIRGVPATLACFEFEFMGGSMGSVVGERFARGAQAALDNKTSFICVAASGGARMQESLLSLMQMAKTNAMLTRLSAAGLPFISVLTDPTMGGVSASFAFMGDVVIAEPKALIGFAGPRVIEQTVREKLPEGFQRSEFLLQKGAIDMVVDRRQLREEIARLLALLTNQPADVVTA from the coding sequence ATGAGCTGGATCGAAAAACTCCTGCCTCCTCGCATCAATAAAAACAGCGACAGCGGCGCCCGCCGCGTCCCGGAAGGCCTGTGGGTGAAATGCCCGTCGTGCGAATCGGTGCTGTACAGCGAAGACCTGGCCGCCAACCTGCACGTGTGCCCCAAGTGCGATCACCACATGCGTATTGGCGCCCGCGCCCGCATCGATTCACTGCTGGATATGGAAGGCCGGGTTGAAATTGGCCAGAACACGCGGTCCGTGGATACGCTGAAGTTCAAGGACACCCGCAAGTATCCCGAGCGCCTGCAAGAGGCCGTCAAGCAAACCGGTGAGTCCGACGCGCTGGTGGTCATGAGCGGTTCCATTCGCGGCGTGCCGGCCACCCTGGCCTGCTTCGAATTCGAGTTCATGGGCGGGTCGATGGGTTCGGTCGTGGGCGAACGCTTCGCGCGTGGCGCCCAGGCTGCCCTGGACAACAAAACGTCGTTCATCTGCGTGGCCGCTTCCGGTGGCGCGCGCATGCAGGAGAGCCTGCTGTCGCTGATGCAGATGGCCAAGACGAATGCCATGCTGACCCGCCTGTCGGCGGCCGGCTTGCCGTTCATCAGCGTGCTGACTGACCCCACCATGGGCGGCGTATCGGCCAGCTTCGCCTTCATGGGCGATGTCGTTATTGCCGAGCCCAAGGCGCTGATCGGCTTTGCCGGCCCGCGCGTGATCGAGCAGACGGTGCGCGAGAAACTGCCCGAAGGCTTCCAGCGTTCGGAGTTCCTGCTGCAAAAGGGTGCGATTGATATGGTGGTTGATCGCCGCCAACTGCGCGAGGAAATCGCGCGCTTGCTCGCCTTGCTGACGAATCAGCCGGCAGATGTCGTGACGGCCTGA
- a CDS encoding MFS transporter, whose product MQHKAVPTRNIVAAVIGNALEWYDFLVFAFMTPIIAKLFFPTDPNLPGSELNAILMTTAIFGVGFFMRPVGGIILGLYGDKKGRKAAMVMVTSLMAVSIALITVAPTYHAAGILAPIFILIARLLQGFSAGGEFGTSTALLIEMAPNGKRGFYGSWQMAGQMLALLIGAACGTLITEFFTQQQIADWAWRLPFAFGLVIVPIAIYIRRNIDETEVFKQMQEEDRQAAARGEVKRLSLVQMIKTHTRETMIGVGLVVTATVSIYITFTYLVTYSTQILKLPMKETFMVQMAGAALMVLMTPFMGAWSDRIGRRPLVISSLIGYLIVLYPLYYWLSDAPSIGRLLTVQIVVCFFVSAFFGVFSTVMAELFPARVRSVGLSLAYNVAVMIFGGFAQFIVTWLIKTTGSPMAPAYYVMFGVALGLIASFFMRDRAHDNLDH is encoded by the coding sequence GTGCAGCACAAAGCAGTCCCCACACGCAACATCGTGGCCGCAGTCATAGGCAACGCCCTCGAATGGTATGACTTCCTGGTGTTCGCGTTCATGACGCCGATCATCGCGAAGCTCTTTTTCCCCACCGACCCCAACCTGCCCGGCAGCGAGCTCAATGCCATCCTGATGACGACGGCCATCTTCGGCGTCGGCTTTTTCATGCGCCCGGTGGGCGGCATCATCCTGGGCCTGTACGGCGACAAGAAGGGCCGTAAAGCCGCCATGGTGATGGTGACGTCGCTGATGGCCGTGTCCATTGCGCTGATCACGGTGGCCCCCACCTACCACGCGGCCGGCATCCTGGCCCCCATCTTCATCCTGATCGCGCGCCTGTTGCAGGGCTTTTCGGCGGGCGGGGAATTCGGCACGTCCACGGCGCTGCTGATTGAAATGGCGCCCAACGGCAAGCGCGGCTTCTACGGGTCGTGGCAGATGGCCGGCCAGATGCTGGCCCTGCTGATCGGCGCGGCCTGCGGCACGCTGATCACCGAGTTCTTCACGCAGCAACAGATTGCGGACTGGGCCTGGCGCCTGCCGTTCGCGTTTGGCCTGGTGATTGTTCCCATCGCGATCTATATCCGCCGGAACATCGACGAAACCGAAGTCTTCAAGCAGATGCAGGAAGAAGACCGCCAGGCGGCCGCGCGCGGTGAAGTGAAGCGCCTGAGCCTCGTTCAGATGATCAAGACCCACACCCGCGAAACGATGATTGGCGTGGGCCTGGTCGTGACCGCCACGGTGTCCATCTACATCACCTTCACGTACCTGGTGACGTATTCCACGCAGATCCTGAAGCTGCCGATGAAGGAAACCTTCATGGTGCAGATGGCGGGCGCGGCGCTGATGGTGCTGATGACGCCGTTCATGGGCGCGTGGTCCGACCGTATCGGCCGCCGTCCATTGGTGATCAGTTCGCTGATCGGCTATCTGATCGTGCTGTACCCGCTGTACTACTGGCTGTCGGACGCGCCGTCGATCGGCCGCCTGCTGACGGTGCAGATCGTGGTCTGCTTCTTCGTGTCGGCCTTCTTCGGCGTGTTCAGCACGGTGATGGCGGAATTGTTCCCGGCGCGCGTGCGGTCCGTCGGCCTGTCCCTGGCCTATAACGTAGCCGTGATGATCTTCGGCGGCTTCGCGCAGTTCATCGTGACGTGGCTGATCAAGACCACCGGCTCGCCCATGGCGCCCGCCTACTACGTGATGTTCGGTGTGGCGCTGGGCCTGATTGCGTCGTTCTTCATGCGCGACCGCGCGCACGACAATCTGGACCACTAA